GTCTATAGCCATTGTGTATCCTCAATCTAATTCACTTTCTTTATTGGGATTTCTTGAGACCATTCCTCACACCCAAATGCCGAATACTGGATTTTACCATCCATTTAACATTAAGTGTTCCCCCAACTTTCTCTCCAATACATTCATCTCTAATTTTGTCTAGTGTGGACTCATCTAATAATTAGTCTTGGTCTTATAGTCCTGTCATAAAAAATCCCTTCATATTTTAGTGGTAACTATATTTTATCACAAATAAACATATGACACTCCAAGTATCCATCTTGAATCCCATGGTATTACAGCAGATATTGATTTACTTCCCAAAAAAGTGTCATATGCTAATACGCTATGCCAAGAGTATAGATGAGCATGTTAATGTCAGTTAATATAAGAAAGACAAACTAAAATCAAACTTGCCTTGGTTTACGAATTCAGGATTGGTGCCTGAGGTAGAGGTTCCACtggtttgaaaaagaatttgatttaatGTACTGACAGAGGAGATACTTCTTTGAGATTGAATAGTGCTGTTATCCAAATCACATGTGCTTGAGCTCCAGAAACCATCAGTTATGGTTGGTTTTCTTACAGTCTGTCCCTGAATTCTTAAACCCTTTGCTGGTTCATCCACAGCTATAATTGGTGTGGGCTTTATACAGCATCCAAAACAACCACTGCTCTGCTATAAAGTAAGTTAAATAACAGCAAAAACATAGGCAACTGTAAAAGTCTACCGATACATATTGAGCTTCAACAAAACACATTATTGATTGCAAAGAACAATTATGCTATGTGTACCAAGAATCAGCTACCATATCAATACATTTTGGAatacaaaatacatattaaaaatgagTGAAACACGTATTTATACACAGGCTGATTTAATAGctgattgtttttttttttgtgttcacGTAGCATTTTTGTGGAAAGAAAGAACTATGTGTATTCTTTCCAAGGAGAAAGTGAGAAACACAGACTTCTTGATTGTTATTTAGAAACGTTTCCATACTGttgttattttataataacaagAAGCAGCTCTTGGTGATTTCATGGCACAAATAAGAGACCTTTAAACCAAATAGGATTATACAATTTATCCAGATACATTGATGTTTTAATGCGTCAATTTGTGAAATAAACATAAATCATTGCAAGGAATCATAGAGCATTATTGTTACAACAGTAACCCCTACTTAATGTTAAAGTAAAGAAGCAATAGGATTTAGGTTTAGGCAATTGGCAATCGGCataaatggaaagaaattgaaatgGAATCGAATAAAGTACGGAAATTGgggaagagagaaagagaggaagagCTCACCCCATGCAAGCAAATAGGTCAGTGATCCAAGCAGTAATCATCACCAtcggaaagaagaagaaaagaagagcaGCCACATAGATAGAATTTTTCCccaaacgaagaagaagaagaagaagaagaagaagaagaaaggaaggtTCGGAGAAAAAGCAGAAGAGAAAGTGAGAGTGTTGTGAgaattgaaaatgaaaatgaaaatgaaaattgaaTGAGTGAGTGTAGTTAGTCTGCTTAGCTTTTAGTTTTATCGTGTCTGCTGCACAACTGTCGCTgtcttatttctttctctttctcaataatgggaattataatttataattcagACTAATGCTTCAATTAATCAATTTCCTTAGTAACATTATTTTCTAAACTTGTTCTTAgatattttagaatttgaaaaaatagccacataattataaaataaattttaatattcataCATTTAAAAGATAATCATCGTTTTTATAATAGTATTttacaaatataattaaaagaaaattatcaTCACTCATAATTGTTATTCTTTCTATGGACAACAAATTTGTACATTTTATTCTTCAATTGAATCCAAGGTGATGTTATTTGAACTAGATTGATTTATTTGCTTTTTTAAAgaataagatttaaaaatattttaaatttataaatagattaatatttttttatatttatcaaatatttattgagtaataataatactaaataaaataaaaatatataacaaattaaatatattataaataaatctctaatttttttatttaaaagacaaataaatttgttattcaatttaattattaataacttTCTTATCTTATAAATGAACAATACATAAGTTCTTTCATATTGAATATAAACTATCACTAAGAAAATTTATATGGTTAAACATTTACAAAGATTAGAGACTGGTATTTTAATTAGAAGAAGAATTTATCTGTCTTGTGATAAACGATAAGGATTTATTccttttttaatataatataagtaaaaaaaaaatattaaagtttaCAGTTATACATATTTGAGAtgtattgaaaattaaaagtagttcaattttttagtttaaattagcaacaaaaaaagaaattaatcaccTATAGC
Above is a genomic segment from Arachis stenosperma cultivar V10309 chromosome 1, arast.V10309.gnm1.PFL2, whole genome shotgun sequence containing:
- the LOC130946354 gene encoding uncharacterized protein LOC130946354; protein product: MVMITAWITDLFACMGGCFGCCIKPTPIIAVDEPAKGLRIQGQTVRKPTITDGFWSSSTCDLDNSTIQSQRSISSVSTLNQILFQTSGTSTSGTNPEFVNQGVLLWNESRLQWIGSGRSKKQSQQDREPRLNWNATYESLLGTRQPFPKRIPLSEMVKFLVDVWEHEGMYD